The nucleotide sequence GCAAGCGCGTCGCGCAGAGTCGAGGCCAGATCCTCGCCGAGGCCACCTGCCTCCGCCAGGAGTGCGCGGAACGTCGCCAACTTGCGGAACACGGCCCCATACCGCCGCTGTTCCGCCAAGGGCAGGCGGAGCACGCGCAGCCGCCGTACGTTGATGCGGGACACCGTGGAGGCGTGCGTGCCGGCCTGCCTGCCGTTCGACGGAGCGCCCAGGCATCCGGCCAGGAACCAGGGGTCGAACACGTCGGGGTCGGCGGTGACCGCATGGACCTGGGAGCCGAGGACCGTCGGCGCGTGTTCGTCCACCCACACGCGGAACGCGCGGACGGTGCCCACGACCACGATGTCGTCCGGTCGGGTCACGGTGAGCGCGTCCGCGTGAATCCGGGCCGCCTCGGTCGTCACCCATGCGGTCGGCGTGGCGTCGGCCACGAGGTCGGCGACGGTGAGCACGGCAAGGGCGTCGTCGGGCACCGGCCCGCCGCTCAGCGGGAGGTCAGCGGGCAGAGCCTGCCCCGACCGGAGCGTGAGGGCTCCCGCACGCACGAGTTCGTCGACGGTCGTGCCGGCGCCCGGATCGGTGCGTCCGATCTCCAAGGAGCGCAACTCACCTGTGAGAGTGTCGATTTCCGCCAGGTATTTCACCAACTGGCGCCATGAGCGGGCGATCCTCCTCCCCGCGTCGGACGCGCGCGCCGGAACATGCCGTGCCGGAGTGAGATCGACTGCCTCGTCGAGCAGATCGATGACCGGAACGGTTTTCGCCGCGGGGCCGAGGCGGTCGTCCCGCGCGCCCAGCTGATCGAGGACGGTGGTGCGCAGGCCCGGCCAATCCACCAACGCCCGTGCCGTCCCGGACCCGGTGCCCGCTCCGGAACGGTCCACCACCTGATCGGCCGCGTCGATGAACACCAGATGTTCCGGCGACCGCATGTTCGCCTCGCGGCGCGGCGCGGTCAACACCCACAGATGCAGGGGCACACCGTGTGGCGGCGCGGCTCCGGCGGGCAGCGCGACCACCGAATTGAGCGCGCCTGAGCGCAGAAGCCCGGCCCGGATCCGACGACCCGCACGCCGCGCCGCCACGCCGGGCGGCAGGAGCACCACGGCGACGCCGCCGGGGCGCAGGTGCGCCAGGATGTGCTGTACCCAGGCCAACTCCGGCTCGCCGGCCGGTGGATGACCGTAGACCCATCTGGGGTCGGCGGCCAACTCATCGTGGCCCCAGTTGCGTTCGTTGGACGGTGGATTGCACAGCACGGTGTCCGCCGTCGTGTCGGGCCATCGGTCGTCGCGCAACGAGTCGCCGACGCGGACTTCGGAGTCGGCTTTGCGGGTGGCGTCGGACATCCGGAGTCGGGCGGCGGCGAGCGCCGCCACCGCCGGATTCACGTCCTGCCCGCGCAATCGCAGACGTGTACGGGACGTGGCCGCGTGGATACGGGCTGCCGCCGCCAGCAGACTGCCGGTGCCGCAGGCCGGGTCCAGAACCTCCCGGACCTTGACCGGTTCCG is from Yinghuangia sp. ASG 101 and encodes:
- a CDS encoding N-6 DNA methylase translates to MPAVTEPPVSVTLAEIARIANVGRAAVSNWRRRHSTFPSPIGGSDTSPLFALNQVHQWLRDQGKLVDDDAGAELLLWPRFEALGDRDLMALAISEVANRLRPADNRPGADTTLPATAHAVVDQAEELARRQGEADTFTFLFDRWVGTHVRQIVTTPPQLAELMAEIAATVHAGAAEPVKVREVLDPACGTGSLLAAAARIHAATSRTRLRLRGQDVNPAVAALAAARLRMSDATRKADSEVRVGDSLRDDRWPDTTADTVLCNPPSNERNWGHDELAADPRWVYGHPPAGEPELAWVQHILAHLRPGGVAVVLLPPGVAARRAGRRIRAGLLRSGALNSVVALPAGAAPPHGVPLHLWVLTAPRREANMRSPEHLVFIDAADQVVDRSGAGTGSGTARALVDWPGLRTTVLDQLGARDDRLGPAAKTVPVIDLLDEAVDLTPARHVPARASDAGRRIARSWRQLVKYLAEIDTLTGELRSLEIGRTDPGAGTTVDELVRAGALTLRSGQALPADLPLSGGPVPDDALAVLTVADLVADATPTAWVTTEAARIHADALTVTRPDDIVVVGTVRAFRVWVDEHAPTVLGSQVHAVTADPDVFDPWFLAGCLGAPSNGRQAGTHASTVSRINVRRLRVLRLPLAEQRRYGAVFRKLATFRALLAEAGGLGEDLASTLRDALAEGRAAPG